The nucleotide window agcccctgcagggacagaggtaCTGGAAGCTGAGGACTGATGCTGTATCCTCACCAGCCGTGGTTTGCTTGttgggaggcagagctggcagcaggaagggcagatttccagcacagctcagggatttGTGCAGGCAGGAATCCAGGACCCACCAAcgagcccagctgggagctggctggaAAAGCTTCCAGACAcctgggctgctcccctgcaagCAGCAAGGGGCGAGGCAccaggctcaggctgcagtgacagccagAGCCTCCATCTGCCCAGGCAGCCGTGACAGCCCTGAGAATTCGGGCAAGGGCCTGGCTGGAATTGAAATccactggcagctctgcactgagAAACCAGAGAGCCCATGGacagagccccagggagcaAAATTCCCATCTCAGTGCTCagggggacagccctgggatgttGCTCCTGGCACAGGTCTCCAGCCCcgtttccagcagcacagaacaatcccagagccagcagccctcACCTGGAGATGGGGGAGTGGAGGAGGTGGCCCTTGGCCTTGGTGTGACCCTGGGCCCGGTCTCTATTGCCCTTGGCCAGcgtgtgcaggagctgctctggtgccctgggctgggggagaggggcagggctggatcagcagctgggcacagcagcaggacagcccgGGCCGAGACCCCCGGCAGCTCTGGGGCCCGAGCAGCTCGAGCCACgtctgctcccagccagcagccaggaggcaCTGGgacccacagcccctgtcccctgcactcccagccactcccagcaccagggcaggcaCAGACACTTTCAGgctgtgtgttttggggttgCTGTTGTGtctccccattcctgcagctgcttgggATGGggtcacagagctgcaggaggacacGGCTCCAGTTCCAGTGGTCTGGGTCCTCATGAACTCCTTGAGGTGGGGGGTTGGTTCAGCTGGAGGGTGCAGTGTGGGAGAGAGatccccaggctgggagaggccTCAGACACTccccctgggctctgcttcctactccctccctgtgccagccctggccagTGCCCCCTTAGACCCCCTGTGAGCCTGAACCCCCTTCAGGCTCCTACAGCCTCCCTACAACACGACCTGACATCCCCTAAAACCACAGCTTCCCCAATTATTCTGCAGCCCCTTGTGACTCCCAAAGCCCCTCTCACAGTTCCCCTTCGGGCTTGCTCTGGGGTTGGGCTCCATTGTGGTTTCTCCCCTTCTCTGTCGTCCCAGGGTCCTGTGAGTGCCTCTGCACCCTCTTCTGGGCCTGGGGAGGTCTGGGGACCCTATTCAGTGTCCCAAAGTGCAGGTGAGGGGTGGGGAagcctcctgccctcctggggcCTGACACTCTGTATAGTGATGAGGAAAAGGTTTTGTTCTGTGTCTCCCCCCTGCTCCAATCCCATCACCCATCCCGTGTGACGCCCCCACTCTGGGACACAGACCCCCAAGCACCCAACCCAGGGACCAGTGTTCCCAGCACCCCTGTGATCCACTTCCCTGCCGTGCCAGGGAACATCTGGCACATCTGGCTCcctgcaccagggctgggatcGGGACAGGTCCgtgtgtgctgctgtcccatGGGGCCGGGGTCTCCTcctggctccttccctgcccggcagcagcccagctcacctTTGTCTCCTTGAGCCTGGAAGCTGCCAATTAAAACTCCCAGTTCGTTTGTCTCATTAAGGGGGGCcggggaagaggaggagggggagcccagctctgcctcctgccgCTGCCGGGCTTTGATCCCGCTGCGTGGGAGCCGGGAGAGAATCaatccctggggagcagggggaccACACAGGACCCCAAagctccccagcccctctgtgtcccccctcCACCCCGCTGTGCACCCCGGGGAGGGAGGCTCCCTGTCACTAGAGCTGTCACACAGCACGAGTCTCCAGGGATGCCATTGCTGTCTGGGGACACAAGAGCCACTGGGGATGTGTAGGTGTCCCAAACCTGGAATTTCTGTGGGCACAACTGGTGACACAAGCACAGGACAGCCGGGGGAACGCGGGGCTGGCTGGAGACAGGGAGCTGCGGGGGATTGGAGAAGGATGTGGGAGCTGTCCCAGTCCCACCAGTCTCACCAGTACggtccctgctggctctgggtcTCCCCAGACTGcacccacagggacacagccgTTGTCACAGCCGTTGTCACAGCCCTCCCCACTGGCCACTTTTGGTGGCCCAGTGATGGTGGCCGCGGTCCAGGGGAGTGTCCCAgtcccagggcaggcaggagcctttCCCGGCCATCGGCTGCCATCTGCTGCCAGCGGCGGGGccagtccccatccctgctgccgtccctgtccctgtccctgtccctgtccctgtccctgtccctgtccctgcagcagagtCCCAGGAacccccctctcccccagcttcACCCCGGCTGCCCCCACGTATCGctcatgtccccatgtccccagaacGCCCCCATCCCCTCCCCGGGCCATCCATGCCCCAGTTTGCTCCATGATGCTGTGACTGGGAGGGACGGGGCCCCGTGGCCGCCCCTGGATCCGGTCCCCCGCATTCCCGGCAGCGCCGTGCCCTGGCACCAAGGTCCCTCCCGGCCGTGCCACGGCTCTGGCTCCGCACAAAGCCCCTTTCAGCAGCCGCGGAAAGCCCCTGGCAGCCAGTCCTGGCCCCTGCCATGTGCCACCAGGGGCAAAAGGCCCCCAAACTCTGCGTGTGTGCCCAGTGACGTGGCCGTGTGGGATGAACACCTGAGCACCCGCCCGGATTTGGGACGGGGACCGAGGCTCCAGGGCCACCAGGCAGCGCTTCCACAGACCACAGTCGGGTTGGGAAAGACTTCGGAGGCTCCGGTCACTGAGCAGCCGGTCCTCATTAGCAGCACCCCACGGCAGCGAGGGGTGCCCGCGGCACCGCTGTGTCTGTCCGCAGTGCCCGCggggggacaggggctgtgctgcGGTGCCAGGGCCGggtgccagggcacagccacccctCCTGGCGCCGTGCCGGCCCCTGGCTCCTGCCCGGGGCTCCCGGGCTCCATAAAAACCCTGGGCCGGGCACACGGCGCCCGCCGCCCGCCATGGACAGTCGGAGCCCGTCCTGCGGCCGCCGCTCCGGCCGCTCCGTGCCCGGGTACCGGGTGCTCCCCGGCAGCcccccgggccggccccgggcatcccgcagcccccggcggAGCCCCCGCCCGGGCTCGGCCGCGGTGGATTTCTCGCTGGCCACGGCGCTCAACTCGGAGTTCAGGGAGACGCGGACCAACGAGAAGGTGGAGATGATGGAGCTCAACGACCGCTTCGCCAGCTACATCGAGAAGGtgcggcagctgcagcagcagaacaaggtGCTGGCgctggagctgagccaggcGCGGGGCCAGGAGCCCTCGCACACCGACATCTACCGGGaggagctgcgggagctgcgGCGCCGCCTGGAGCACTTGGCCACCGCCAAGGCTCGcctggagagggacagggacaaccTGGCCCAGGACCTCGGCAGCCTCCAGCAGAAGTAAGGCACTGTCCAGCTTGGGGTAGCCTGGGGACCAGAGCGGCCCACTGGGAATGGGTGTCAGGGTGACTAGCAGGACCAGGGTGGCCGCTGGAAACACAaggggcagcagggaccagcATGGACACCAGGATAGTGATCAGGAACTTTGTGGGGATGGGAACCGTGGTGGTGACAAGGAGCAGGGTGACCCCTGGGATGAGAAAGGAGTCCAGGGTGTACCCAGGGGTcagagacaggagcaggagctcctgTAACAGGGTAGCCCTGGGCACCAGGGACTGGTGTGCACCAGGACTGTGATGGGAAATGGGTGACCCCTGGGAACAGTGTGGGATGGTGTGGGGGTGTGTGGGGTGGGCACAAGAGCTGACCTGGGTTTGGGgcctgctggtgctgtgtggCTGTGTTGGCCCAGGGGGTGTGTCTGTGGGCTGAGGGTGACCAGCAATGGTGCTGGACATGTAACTGtgcccctgctctggcacaggctgcaggacGAGGTGACCCTGAGGCTGGAGGCTGAGAGCAACCTGGCTGCCTACAGGCAGGTGAGGGCACGGGCCAGATCCCAGCTGGGCTTCCCTTGGGaatgggcagggatggggtaGGGATGGGCAAGGATGTagcagggacaggaagggatgggcaggagcaggaactgAGGGACTGGGATGTGTTACAATGGGCAGGTAGGGAacaggaatggagcagggatgagtgggaagggcagggatggataGATATGGAGCATGGATGGGCAGGaatggcaggagcaggcagtgagggACTGGAAATGCTGTGAGGGGCAaagacaggcagggctggatgggagtGGGGGGGAATGGACATGACCAGGCAGCTCAGGACAGAGGAGACTGGGTGGCCAGTTGGGAcagtccctgctgtccccccaCGGTGACAGGACGTGGACAATGCTGCCTTGGCTCGCCTGGACCTGGAGCGGCGCGTGGGGACCCTGCAGGATGAGATCAGCTTCCTCCACAAGGTCCACGAGGAGGTAACCCCGCTCTGGGGCTGGGTCCCGGGGTTCAGGGGGCTGCCCTgaccccctgtccccccgtCCCCACaggagctgcgggagctgcaggagcagctggcccGGCGGCGGGTGCAGGTCGAGGCGGACGCGAGCAAGCCGGACCTGGCGGCCGCCCTGCGCCACATCCGCAGCCAGTACGAGGCCATGGCCACCAGCAACGCCCGGGAGTCCGAGGAGTGGTACAAGTCCAAGGTGCAGTGGGAGCTGGTCACCCACAGAGGGATggcctggctgtcccctcccgggGTGTCACCCTctcggggctggggctggtctCGGGGTTGGGCGGTCCTCGGTGATGTGCCGGGTTCGGGatctctgctctcccctcttGTGCCAGGGTTGTTTCTCCTTGCCACGTGTTCCTGGGgccatgtccctgctgtggagcagagcagggctgtgctcccacaCTGTGCCACCAGAACAcgtccctgccctgtgctcccatCCCACGGGACACGTCCCCTGCCCCAGTTTGCAGACCTGACGGACGCGGCCGCCCGGCACGCCGAGGCCCTGAGGGCGGCCAGGCACGAGGCCAGCGAGTACCGGCGGCAGCTGCAGGCGCTCACCTGCGACCTGGAGGCTCTGCGGGGCTCGGTAGGTGACAGCCATGGGCTgcaagggcagggacacggccTCGGGGAGCTGCCAGCATCAGGGGGTGCCCTGGCAGGACCACCCCCAATGCCAGGGGAATTGCTGGTCCCCAAGGGTGGGAGATGGATGGGCACTGGGGagagcccccagtgctgggagcaggtggCCATGGAGGGTGTCACAGCCCCCCTGGCCCCCCAGAATGAGtccctgcagaggcagctgcgGGAGCTGGAGCAGCGCTGTGCCCTGGAGACGGCCGGCTACCAGGACACGGTGCTGCAGCGGGAGGAGGAGATGCTCAGCCTCAAGGAGCAGATggcccagcacctgcaggactaccaggagctgctcagcgTCAAGCTGGCCCTCGACATGGAGATCAGCACGTACCGCAAGCTGCTGGAGGGCGAGGAGAGCAGGTgacagctctgtcctgcccctcaccccagcccagccaagcccaAGTCCTCGTGGTCCCTCTGGGGTGTCTGGCTGGGTTGGGGAccatcctccagccctgctgccacagccccaggcaggaggagctggggggcagcaggaccTCGTGCTCTTCCCTACGGTCCTGTTGTCCCTGCAGGATCACCATCCCTGCGCAGAGCTTCTCCAAGCTGCAGATCCGAGGTGAGGCTGGGCCCCACCCgtgggcacagggactgggatggTGGCACAGACTGGGGGCTCTGTGGCAGGAGAAGCCACCTTTGCCATCCCTGTCTCATTCAGAGGAATCAGGAGGTTTTTCCCTGAATCTCAGGGAACCAGGACTCCTGGTG belongs to Oenanthe melanoleuca isolate GR-GAL-2019-014 chromosome 27, OMel1.0, whole genome shotgun sequence and includes:
- the GFAP gene encoding glial fibrillary acidic protein; translated protein: MDSRSPSCGRRSGRSVPGYRVLPGSPPGRPRASRSPRRSPRPGSAAVDFSLATALNSEFRETRTNEKVEMMELNDRFASYIEKVRQLQQQNKVLALELSQARGQEPSHTDIYREELRELRRRLEHLATAKARLERDRDNLAQDLGSLQQKLQDEVTLRLEAESNLAAYRQDVDNAALARLDLERRVGTLQDEISFLHKVHEEELRELQEQLARRRVQVEADASKPDLAAALRHIRSQYEAMATSNARESEEWYKSKFADLTDAAARHAEALRAARHEASEYRRQLQALTCDLEALRGSNESLQRQLRELEQRCALETAGYQDTVLQREEEMLSLKEQMAQHLQDYQELLSVKLALDMEISTYRKLLEGEESRITIPAQSFSKLQIRETSLDTKSVTEAHVKRSIVVKTVETRDGEVPKESKQEHQEGP